In one Corallococcus sp. EGB genomic region, the following are encoded:
- a CDS encoding IS66 family transposase, whose product MPRELPQDHFCPWREEAEELKAEVSRIGGEVDALKGQLAALQRHVFGKRAEKLPTVAAELRGDADSTAAQAEAAKEKRQERAARKAEGAPAREIRHAVPAEERHCPACGSEDLRPLGKGKTSVVYEYVPARFEKQVHVQEVLACACGRGVVTAPPPARVVDRGEYGPGFLSHVVTSKCADAMPLHRLAQRVERSGVPMSRSTLTDLFHQAASVLLPLSQHLLQCIASADVVWADETPMRVLDVKKTRQGYLWTFLTQTPEGQWLLGYRFSLGRASTTPKDVLGGTRGALVVDAYTGYNAVTLPEGRVRVGCWAHVRRRFFEALPTAPEAREALDFILALYRVEALARDAGVVRTDAHQALRQQQSLPVLSALRAWMEAQTSRHLPKGPMGQALSYALKQWDALTRFSSDARLPLDNNRSEAALRKAALGRKNFLFVGHEAAGQNLAGLYALVATCEANQVNPEAYLADVLLRVQTHPNARIGELLPHEWKRRRAADPPESPLQPSP is encoded by the coding sequence GTGCCGCGCGAACTCCCTCAGGACCACTTCTGCCCCTGGCGTGAGGAAGCCGAGGAGCTCAAGGCCGAGGTGAGCCGCATTGGCGGGGAGGTGGACGCCCTCAAGGGGCAGCTTGCGGCCCTGCAGCGCCACGTCTTCGGCAAGAGGGCGGAGAAGCTGCCGACGGTGGCGGCTGAGTTGCGAGGGGACGCGGATTCGACGGCGGCCCAGGCCGAGGCCGCGAAAGAGAAGCGGCAAGAGAGAGCCGCCCGCAAGGCCGAGGGGGCCCCGGCGCGGGAGATTCGCCACGCGGTGCCGGCCGAGGAGCGCCACTGCCCGGCGTGCGGCAGCGAGGACTTGAGGCCCCTGGGCAAGGGCAAAACCTCGGTGGTGTACGAGTACGTGCCCGCCCGCTTCGAGAAGCAGGTGCACGTGCAGGAGGTGCTGGCGTGCGCGTGCGGCCGGGGCGTCGTCACCGCCCCGCCTCCGGCCCGGGTGGTGGACAGGGGCGAGTACGGCCCGGGCTTCCTCTCCCACGTGGTGACGTCGAAGTGCGCGGACGCCATGCCGCTGCACCGACTCGCCCAGCGGGTGGAGAGAAGCGGCGTGCCCATGAGTCGCAGCACCCTGACGGACCTCTTCCACCAGGCCGCCTCGGTGCTGCTGCCTCTTTCGCAGCACCTCCTGCAGTGCATTGCGTCCGCGGACGTGGTGTGGGCCGACGAGACGCCCATGCGCGTGCTGGACGTGAAGAAGACACGCCAGGGCTACCTCTGGACTTTCCTCACCCAGACGCCCGAAGGGCAGTGGCTCCTGGGCTACCGCTTCAGCCTCGGCCGGGCCAGCACGACGCCCAAGGACGTGCTGGGCGGCACCCGGGGCGCCCTCGTCGTGGATGCCTATACCGGCTACAACGCGGTGACGCTGCCCGAAGGGCGCGTCCGCGTCGGGTGTTGGGCGCATGTGCGGCGCCGCTTCTTCGAGGCGCTCCCCACCGCGCCCGAGGCCCGCGAGGCCTTGGACTTCATTCTGGCCCTCTACCGGGTGGAGGCGCTGGCCCGCGACGCGGGCGTCGTGCGCACGGACGCGCACCAAGCGCTGCGCCAGCAGCAGAGCCTCCCCGTCCTCTCGGCGCTGCGTGCGTGGATGGAAGCGCAGACTTCGCGCCATCTGCCCAAGGGGCCCATGGGCCAGGCCCTCTCCTACGCGCTGAAGCAGTGGGACGCCCTGACGCGCTTCTCTTCCGACGCGCGTCTGCCCTTGGACAACAACCGCTCCGAGGCGGCGCTGCGCAAGGCCGCCCTGGGCCGGAAGAATTTCCTCTTCGTCGGCCACGAGGCCGCAGGGCAGAACCTCGCCGGCCTCTACGCTCTCGTCGCCACCTGCGAGGCCAACCAGGTCAATCCCGAGGCGTACCTCGCGGATGTCCTGCTGCGGGTGCAGACGCACCCGAATGCGCGCATCGGTGAGTTGCTACCTCACGAGTGGAAGCGGCGACGCGCCGCTGACCCGCCCGAGTCACCCCTCCAGCCCAGTCCCTGA
- a CDS encoding phage major capsid protein gives MTPEEMKEMAKTLGPLVASQLVERSKGHRDGYAPLLAPKADAAPEEPRRAPITGKHMTEGTGLNLIRFVKAKAVARMEGRNVVDVLKGWGDEVVSKALSQGNYSGLGSLVHPQFASEFIELLRNKAVVRQAGARVIPIGASLTFDRQSSTGTAFYGGETSAIQESEPGTDSVSLSEKKLTALTAVPNDLIRNASINAEEFIRNDLLNVMALREDAAFLRGSGTQLEPRGIRNQLDTAHVYAETVATAGSPTLLEMKKELNKAKRKLKKANVPMVQPVWLMAPGAETAILDAVGPGGEGYNALEREMVERGTLRGLPFFISNQIPETLGAGNARSELYLVDMSEVLIGESMALEIEVFPNGAFTRGGQLVSGISTDQTVLRAITKHDLAMRHRQAGVVVKDLSWGSN, from the coding sequence ATGACCCCCGAAGAGATGAAAGAGATGGCGAAGACGCTGGGCCCGCTGGTGGCCTCGCAGTTGGTGGAGCGGTCCAAGGGACACCGGGACGGGTACGCCCCACTCCTGGCCCCGAAGGCGGATGCGGCGCCCGAGGAGCCCCGCCGCGCGCCGATTACCGGCAAGCACATGACGGAGGGCACGGGCCTGAACCTCATCCGCTTCGTGAAGGCGAAGGCCGTCGCGCGCATGGAAGGCCGAAACGTGGTGGACGTGCTGAAGGGCTGGGGCGACGAGGTGGTGAGTAAGGCCCTCTCCCAGGGCAATTACTCCGGCCTCGGTTCCCTGGTGCATCCCCAGTTCGCGTCCGAGTTCATCGAGCTTTTGCGCAACAAGGCCGTGGTGCGGCAGGCCGGGGCGCGGGTGATTCCCATCGGCGCGTCCCTCACCTTCGACAGGCAGTCCAGCACGGGCACGGCCTTCTACGGCGGCGAGACGTCCGCCATTCAGGAGTCCGAGCCGGGCACGGACTCCGTCTCCCTCTCGGAGAAGAAGCTCACGGCGCTGACGGCGGTGCCCAACGACCTCATCCGCAACGCCTCCATCAACGCGGAGGAGTTCATCCGCAACGACTTGCTCAACGTCATGGCGCTGCGGGAGGACGCGGCCTTCCTCCGGGGCAGCGGCACGCAGCTGGAGCCCCGGGGCATCCGCAACCAGTTGGACACGGCCCACGTCTACGCGGAGACGGTGGCCACGGCGGGCTCGCCCACGCTGCTGGAGATGAAGAAGGAGCTGAACAAGGCGAAGCGCAAGCTGAAGAAGGCCAACGTGCCCATGGTGCAGCCCGTGTGGCTGATGGCCCCGGGCGCGGAGACTGCCATCCTGGATGCGGTGGGCCCTGGCGGCGAGGGCTACAACGCCCTGGAGCGGGAGATGGTGGAGCGCGGGACGCTGCGCGGCCTGCCCTTCTTCATCTCCAACCAGATTCCCGAGACGCTCGGCGCGGGCAACGCCCGTTCGGAGCTCTACCTCGTGGACATGTCCGAGGTGCTCATCGGCGAGTCCATGGCGCTGGAAATCGAAGTCTTCCCCAACGGGGCCTTCACGCGCGGCGGCCAGCTGGTGTCCGGCATCTCCACGGACCAGACGGTGCTGCGGGCCATCACCAAGCACGACCTGGCCATGCGGCACCGGCAGGCGGGCGTGGTGGTGAAGGACTTGAGCTGGGGCAGCAACTGA
- a CDS encoding IS66 family insertion sequence element accessory protein TnpB: MAKQVEKPEWARIAEAFEASGQTQREFALAHGMRLSTLQSWVYRHRRSAPSRAEAVRLLPVRVASAPAAPESLLEVVATSGARVRFAVGTDVGYVARLVAALGR, from the coding sequence ATGGCGAAGCAGGTGGAGAAGCCGGAGTGGGCGCGCATCGCGGAGGCCTTTGAGGCGAGCGGGCAGACGCAGCGGGAGTTCGCGTTGGCGCACGGCATGCGGCTGAGCACGTTGCAGTCGTGGGTGTACCGGCATCGGCGGTCCGCTCCATCGCGAGCGGAAGCCGTGCGGCTGTTGCCGGTGCGAGTGGCGAGCGCCCCCGCGGCGCCGGAGTCCCTGCTGGAGGTGGTGGCCACGAGCGGAGCGCGGGTGCGATTCGCGGTAGGCACCGACGTCGGTTACGTGGCCCGGCTCGTCGCCGCGTTGGGGCGCTGA
- a CDS encoding terminase large subunit domain-containing protein has product MRRDAFGFSGMLEKLSPDESPAEYLVKHAGTRQGLARLFGKLTQPEVETLVHDLDFWARREQVPPASFSTCFIMAGRGFGKTWSGARWVIQKAREAKTIGALIGPTAADVRDTMIRGSSGILALSPPWFMPVYEPSKRRVTWPNGVYAICYSADKPDRLRGPNCGWAWGDEPAS; this is encoded by the coding sequence ATGCGCCGTGACGCCTTCGGCTTCTCGGGGATGCTGGAGAAGCTCTCCCCGGACGAGTCCCCCGCCGAGTACCTCGTGAAGCACGCGGGCACGCGCCAGGGCCTCGCGCGCCTCTTCGGGAAGCTCACCCAGCCCGAGGTGGAGACCCTCGTTCATGACTTGGACTTCTGGGCGCGGCGCGAGCAGGTGCCCCCGGCGTCCTTCTCCACCTGCTTCATCATGGCGGGCCGGGGCTTCGGGAAGACCTGGAGCGGCGCCCGGTGGGTGATTCAGAAGGCCCGCGAGGCGAAGACGATTGGGGCCCTCATCGGCCCCACGGCGGCTGACGTGCGCGACACCATGATTCGCGGCTCCAGTGGCATCCTGGCGTTGTCCCCTCCGTGGTTCATGCCGGTGTACGAGCCCAGCAAGCGCCGTGTGACGTGGCCCAACGGCGTCTATGCCATCTGCTACTCGGCGGATAAGCCGGACCGGCTGCGCGGCCCGAACTGCGGCTGGGCCTGGGGCGATGAGCCGGCCTCCTAG
- a CDS encoding sigma-70 family RNA polymerase sigma factor yields the protein MREIRSAGESARARRLTEALLRLMEPQLRRQARRYEKLRGSVQEDDLVQVALLEVLKAISTYRPEKRGKQTFSTWVEWRARRAIMDQIRMHSADVRPSDAAQRGRKGQGKAPRASPLVSRDDPAEALPCSLTKMHDAALALEAATIEDLFMLREECARLRHEVLRLDPKLRELVSRVHGLGRESRSVRQVALEWSEPRGQLDAMLARAHEHLRERLGTKAR from the coding sequence GTGCGCGAGATTCGCTCGGCGGGAGAGTCCGCGCGGGCTCGGCGGCTGACAGAAGCGCTGCTGCGCCTCATGGAGCCCCAGCTGCGCCGACAGGCGCGCCGCTACGAGAAGCTGCGCGGCTCGGTGCAGGAAGATGACCTCGTGCAGGTGGCCCTCCTGGAAGTCCTCAAGGCCATCAGCACCTACCGTCCGGAGAAGCGCGGCAAGCAGACCTTCTCGACGTGGGTGGAGTGGCGGGCCCGGCGCGCCATCATGGACCAGATTCGGATGCACAGCGCGGACGTGCGCCCCTCGGACGCCGCGCAGCGCGGACGCAAGGGGCAGGGGAAGGCGCCAAGGGCGTCCCCGTTGGTGAGTCGCGATGACCCGGCCGAGGCGCTGCCGTGCTCGTTGACGAAGATGCACGACGCGGCCCTGGCGCTGGAGGCGGCCACCATCGAGGACCTCTTCATGCTGCGCGAGGAGTGCGCCCGGCTGCGGCACGAGGTGCTGCGGCTGGACCCGAAGCTGCGGGAGTTGGTGTCGCGCGTCCACGGCCTCGGGCGGGAGTCGCGCAGCGTGCGGCAGGTGGCCCTGGAGTGGAGCGAGCCGCGAGGTCAGCTGGACGCCATGTTGGCCCGCGCCCACGAGCATCTCCGCGAGCGGCTGGGGACGAAGGCGCGCTGA
- a CDS encoding phage tail tube protein, producing the protein MPEPREAFFDKLYIRATDTAPVEADALDGVLEAPVNRAKDTVDANYFGGDGYKRTKGTWKSFSIPLSGHVFKGSAPQQVLRVGFESDATVFFTLIEDETAPTGEQGYRYPVKVTSYEEGRSASDVVTFSATLSGQGAPVPV; encoded by the coding sequence ATGCCCGAACCCCGAGAGGCCTTCTTCGACAAGCTCTACATCCGCGCCACGGACACCGCGCCCGTGGAGGCGGACGCGCTGGACGGCGTCCTGGAGGCACCCGTCAACCGCGCGAAGGACACCGTGGACGCCAACTACTTCGGCGGTGACGGCTACAAGCGCACCAAGGGCACCTGGAAGTCCTTCTCCATTCCCCTGTCGGGACACGTCTTCAAGGGCAGCGCGCCCCAGCAGGTGCTGCGCGTCGGCTTCGAGAGCGACGCCACGGTGTTCTTCACCCTCATCGAGGACGAGACGGCGCCCACGGGTGAGCAGGGCTACCGCTACCCGGTGAAGGTGACGTCCTACGAGGAGGGCCGCAGCGCTTCGGACGTCGTCACCTTCTCCGCCACCCTCTCCGGCCAGGGCGCACCCGTCCCTGTGTAG
- the tnpB gene encoding IS66 family insertion sequence element accessory protein TnpB (TnpB, as the term is used for proteins encoded by IS66 family insertion elements, is considered an accessory protein, since TnpC, encoded by a neighboring gene, is a DDE family transposase.): protein MFALPASVRVVLAMEPVDMRKSIDGLMALVRTAWGEDVYSGHLFAFVSRRGDRIKVLTWSRGGFVLLYKRLETGRFRLPPVDAGAQAVTLDATQLAMLLDGIDVAQVRRQPAWAPPGRTGS from the coding sequence ATGTTCGCCCTGCCTGCGTCGGTGCGCGTGGTGCTGGCGATGGAGCCGGTGGACATGCGCAAGTCGATTGACGGCCTCATGGCGCTGGTGCGCACGGCGTGGGGCGAGGACGTCTACTCGGGGCACCTCTTCGCCTTCGTCTCCAGGCGAGGCGACCGCATCAAGGTGCTGACGTGGAGCCGGGGCGGCTTCGTGCTTCTCTACAAGCGGCTGGAGACGGGCCGCTTCCGGCTGCCGCCGGTGGACGCGGGCGCGCAGGCAGTGACGCTGGACGCCACGCAGTTGGCGATGCTGCTGGACGGCATCGACGTGGCCCAGGTGAGGCGCCAGCCCGCCTGGGCACCTCCCGGGCGTACGGGCAGCTGA
- a CDS encoding HK97 family phage prohead protease, whose translation MHKPLQRTRRLVARKDAPSPVEGRPKVFTFRANDADFDRYNDRLSVQGWRLDAYAANPVVLYMHDDGSGGMFGAGRTDVLPIGKGRAYVQSDALLVDIAFDQDDEFARRVERKVEKGILNAVSVRYRMLRYHENERGGFDCDEQELLEISVVTIPGNQRAVRMKKHADERATLIRDIAQAVVKALGRKARKKRKAAPPAAPPSLSESDTHALAAHTARALLQHLQEKA comes from the coding sequence ATGCACAAGCCTCTTCAAAGAACCCGTCGCCTCGTCGCACGGAAGGACGCCCCGTCCCCCGTTGAGGGGCGTCCGAAGGTCTTCACCTTCCGCGCCAACGACGCTGACTTCGACCGCTACAACGACCGCCTGTCCGTCCAGGGCTGGCGGCTGGACGCCTACGCCGCGAACCCCGTCGTCCTCTACATGCACGACGACGGTTCCGGTGGGATGTTCGGTGCGGGCCGCACGGACGTTCTCCCCATCGGCAAGGGCCGCGCCTACGTCCAGAGCGACGCCCTCCTGGTGGACATCGCGTTCGACCAGGACGACGAGTTTGCCCGGCGCGTCGAGCGCAAGGTGGAGAAGGGCATCCTTAACGCGGTGAGCGTGCGCTACCGCATGCTGCGCTACCACGAGAACGAGCGCGGCGGCTTCGACTGCGACGAGCAGGAGCTTCTCGAAATCTCCGTCGTCACGATTCCCGGGAACCAGCGCGCGGTTCGGATGAAGAAGCACGCCGACGAGCGCGCCACCCTCATCCGCGACATCGCCCAGGCGGTGGTGAAGGCCCTGGGCCGCAAGGCCCGGAAGAAGCGCAAGGCCGCGCCACCTGCTGCACCTCCCTCCTTGTCCGAGTCAGACACCCACGCCCTTGCCGCTCACACGGCGCGGGCCCTCTTGCAGCACCTCCAGGAGAAAGCATGA
- a CDS encoding phage portal protein, whose protein sequence is MGLWERMKSAVVRPPRQGTGLELARWQQAPPRRGTAQLLAAYREMPWLRAVVDVVADSVAGVNWRVYRRVSRDGHPVKDYALRSATREVRAMRLKAMVDAGEVQEVPDHPILRMLADPNDYLTGRSVTKLVQVYLDLVGEAFLVLERVAGFPVGFWPVPPNLVIRLPAMDVPREQRTSTVAVGGVTREIPAADVLHLRNLDPEDPLGRGVGPAFALGDELDTDEFVARFLRASFWNNMLPPAIASIEGLTDANSAGAKAFKESLAREHQGPDKAGKLLLTSGRVTFARLDTSFRDMQLVELRKFLMNFVRMTYRVPPEIVGDISSSNKATAFAARENLAEQATFPRMEFLRTEYQTRLMPLFGDAEAILDYDSPVPADREHQLRVTGTMPEAFSYDEWRDLAGFKPDPNRQGYPLPMPGQVLNGLRVRMSQE, encoded by the coding sequence ATGGGTTTGTGGGAGCGGATGAAGTCGGCGGTGGTGCGTCCCCCGCGACAGGGGACAGGGCTGGAGCTGGCGCGCTGGCAGCAGGCGCCGCCGCGCCGGGGCACGGCGCAACTGCTGGCGGCGTACCGCGAGATGCCCTGGCTCCGGGCCGTCGTTGACGTGGTCGCGGATTCAGTGGCCGGGGTGAACTGGCGCGTGTACCGCCGCGTCTCGCGGGACGGCCACCCGGTGAAGGACTACGCCCTGCGCAGCGCGACGCGGGAGGTCCGCGCCATGCGGCTGAAGGCCATGGTGGACGCGGGGGAAGTCCAGGAGGTGCCGGACCATCCCATTCTGCGGATGCTCGCGGACCCGAACGACTACCTGACGGGCCGCTCCGTGACGAAGCTGGTGCAGGTGTACCTGGACCTCGTCGGAGAGGCCTTCCTGGTGTTGGAGCGCGTGGCGGGCTTCCCGGTGGGATTCTGGCCGGTGCCTCCGAACCTCGTCATCCGCCTACCCGCGATGGACGTGCCGCGCGAGCAGCGGACCTCCACCGTCGCTGTGGGCGGCGTGACGAGGGAGATTCCAGCAGCGGACGTGCTCCACCTGCGCAACCTGGACCCGGAGGATCCGCTCGGTCGCGGAGTCGGCCCGGCCTTCGCGCTGGGGGATGAGCTGGACACGGACGAGTTCGTGGCGCGGTTCCTCCGTGCATCCTTCTGGAACAACATGCTGCCACCCGCCATCGCGTCGATTGAGGGCCTGACGGATGCGAACAGCGCGGGTGCGAAGGCCTTCAAGGAATCACTGGCGCGTGAGCACCAGGGCCCGGACAAGGCGGGGAAGCTGCTCCTCACCAGCGGCCGGGTGACGTTCGCGCGCCTGGACACCAGCTTTCGCGACATGCAGTTGGTGGAGCTGCGGAAGTTCCTGATGAACTTCGTGCGGATGACGTACCGGGTGCCGCCCGAAATCGTGGGCGACATCTCCAGCTCAAACAAGGCAACGGCCTTCGCGGCGCGGGAGAACCTCGCCGAACAGGCGACGTTCCCTCGCATGGAATTCCTCCGCACCGAGTACCAGACACGGTTGATGCCACTGTTCGGCGACGCAGAGGCTATTCTCGATTACGACAGCCCCGTGCCGGCCGACCGCGAGCACCAACTCCGTGTCACGGGCACCATGCCGGAGGCATTTAGCTATGACGAGTGGCGAGACCTTGCGGGCTTCAAGCCGGACCCTAACCGGCAGGGGTATCCACTGCCGATGCCAGGACAGGTACTGAATGGGCTGCGTGTGCGAATGTCACAGGAATGA
- a CDS encoding serine/threonine-protein kinase, translated as MPLKFPAEWRFESGPNTPKVPPDLVSELHTLAIDIANQHEFPKSIIESFKARFGSPSISSSTDWAISDLDSAMTEKSPNAPAFIASFWQGLEDAQAEQLDIPTPKQVNAILRKHKVPFEIRPPKIIATDESLIFDTNESKTTDNQDGQSIHAYKLGERIGQGGFGSVYIATRKTSIGEFEFAIKILDPSPLGENDPEKLRIRFRREIKSIQKLQHRGIVPYFDAGLDPGGRPYLVMPRIHGKNIRDAAMSKPFRTRVKLMSDVLLAVDYAHQNKVLHRDIKPSNIIVRSSDEQPIIVDFGASYILDNLDRESITTRNIGSQGYIPPEVIALPKTRNTLHDIYSCAVITYEIISGQLPNPIEYRPLALINPGLELLDPVLIRALGPSSKRHQSALDLREHLNSVIKKLEV; from the coding sequence ATGCCATTGAAATTCCCTGCCGAATGGCGTTTTGAGTCAGGACCAAACACCCCCAAAGTGCCTCCAGATCTCGTCAGTGAACTCCATACTCTGGCGATCGACATCGCCAATCAGCATGAATTCCCAAAGAGCATCATCGAATCCTTCAAAGCACGATTCGGGAGCCCATCCATCAGCTCATCGACAGACTGGGCAATTTCGGACCTAGACTCAGCAATGACCGAAAAATCGCCCAACGCGCCCGCCTTCATCGCATCGTTTTGGCAAGGACTGGAGGACGCACAAGCCGAGCAACTGGACATCCCCACGCCAAAGCAAGTCAATGCAATTCTAAGGAAGCACAAAGTGCCGTTCGAAATCCGACCCCCAAAAATCATAGCCACCGACGAATCACTAATCTTCGACACCAATGAATCCAAAACAACAGACAACCAAGACGGTCAATCCATCCACGCATACAAACTAGGAGAACGCATAGGCCAAGGCGGCTTTGGCTCAGTCTATATCGCAACAAGAAAGACCAGCATTGGCGAGTTTGAGTTCGCAATTAAAATCCTAGATCCAAGTCCACTCGGAGAGAACGACCCCGAGAAACTTCGCATCCGATTCCGACGCGAAATCAAATCAATACAAAAACTTCAGCATCGCGGAATCGTTCCATACTTCGATGCCGGCCTCGACCCAGGCGGACGACCGTACCTCGTGATGCCTCGCATTCACGGCAAAAACATTCGAGACGCAGCCATGTCAAAACCGTTCCGGACGCGAGTCAAACTGATGTCCGATGTTCTACTGGCCGTCGACTATGCCCACCAAAACAAAGTACTCCACAGAGACATAAAGCCGAGCAACATCATCGTCCGAAGCTCCGACGAACAGCCCATTATTGTTGACTTTGGAGCCTCCTACATTCTTGACAATCTCGATCGCGAATCAATCACCACAAGAAATATTGGTTCCCAAGGCTACATTCCTCCAGAAGTAATCGCGCTCCCTAAGACGCGAAACACGCTTCACGACATCTACTCCTGCGCCGTAATAACCTACGAAATCATCTCGGGACAGCTACCAAATCCTATTGAATACAGACCGCTGGCCTTAATCAACCCAGGCCTTGAACTACTTGACCCTGTGCTCATCCGGGCTCTGGGGCCTTCATCCAAGAGGCATCAATCAGCACTTGATCTTCGAGAGCACCTAAACTCCGTGATCAAGAAGCTAGAAGTCTAA
- a CDS encoding minor capsid protein produces MEGAGLGLVRPPAPDANLFTAPMPEADGGVPNRAVALVVTGGAGPQPYVGQERAAYLSPGCQVRVRSAREDFEGGQQLAHAVFAALNQSALVPYAVVRAEEESAPAYLGTDGADRHCWMINLLIGCLSQRP; encoded by the coding sequence CTGGAGGGCGCGGGCCTTGGGCTGGTGCGTCCTCCTGCTCCAGACGCCAACCTCTTCACGGCGCCCATGCCTGAGGCAGACGGCGGCGTGCCGAACCGAGCCGTGGCGCTGGTGGTGACGGGCGGCGCGGGGCCCCAGCCCTACGTGGGCCAGGAGCGCGCGGCGTACCTCTCGCCGGGCTGTCAGGTGAGAGTCCGCTCGGCGCGCGAGGACTTCGAGGGCGGACAGCAGCTCGCCCATGCCGTCTTCGCGGCCCTCAACCAGTCGGCCCTCGTCCCTTACGCCGTGGTGCGCGCGGAGGAGGAGAGCGCACCGGCCTACCTGGGGACGGATGGAGCGGACCGACACTGCTGGATGATTAACCTTCTGATCGGATGTCTAAGCCAGAGACCATGA
- a CDS encoding phage tail protein, translated as MTAPTTHRKPLGTRRTLHQRVTLDGADFDVCRPTLGEKLDVLSAARAAGELGPDRQPVNESAGMMMIARIAVACLYHPGTATRVFAEGDVAEVKNEPWLEEIQGALAQAFAGPTLEDAKGNSEATPS; from the coding sequence ATGACCGCACCCACCACGCACCGAAAGCCCCTGGGCACCCGCCGCACACTCCACCAGCGCGTCACCCTGGACGGCGCGGACTTCGACGTCTGCCGTCCCACGCTGGGCGAGAAGCTGGACGTCCTCTCCGCCGCGCGCGCCGCTGGCGAGCTGGGCCCGGACAGGCAGCCCGTCAACGAGTCCGCCGGGATGATGATGATTGCCCGCATCGCGGTGGCCTGCCTCTACCACCCGGGCACGGCCACGCGCGTCTTCGCTGAGGGCGACGTGGCCGAGGTGAAGAACGAGCCCTGGCTGGAGGAGATTCAGGGGGCGCTCGCCCAGGCCTTCGCGGGCCCGACGCTGGAGGACGCGAAGGGAAACTCCGAGGCCACCCCGAGCTGA